CGGGCCGTCTACACGGTGCTGGCCGACCTGGTCGCCACCTCGATCCAGGACGGCGGGGCGTCGCCCGAGGCGTTCGAGGCGCTGGCCGCGGCGCCGCGCCACGTGACGCTGCAGGTCGCCCCGGCCGGCCGGCGCGAGATACCGCCGAGCGGCTACTCGCAGGCCATTCCGGGCACGATGGTCATGTTCACGATGCTCGTGCTGATGGGCGGCGCGGTCCAACTGGTGATCGAGCGCGAGCAGGGCCTGCTGCGCCGCCTGGCCGCGGCCCCGATCCACCCGGCGTCGGTCGTCGCCGGCAAGTGGCTGGCGCGCATGACGCTCGGCCTGGTGCAGATCGGCTTCGCCATGCTCGTCGGCCGCGTGCTGTTCGGGATGGACTGGGGCGCGGCGATCGGGATGGTGGGAGTGATCCTGTTCGCCTGGGCCGCGTTCAACGCCTCGCTCGCGCTGCTGCTGGCCAACGTCGCGCGCAGCAAGAGCCAGATGGAGGGTATCGGCGTCATCGGCACCATGGCGCTGGCGGCGCTCGGGGGTTGCTGGTGGCCGATCGAGATCACGCCCGGCTGGATGCAGTCGCTCGCGGGGTTCCTGCCCAGCGGCTGGACGATGGACGCGCTCCACCTGCTGGTGAACTTCGGTTACGGCCCGGCCGCTGCGATTCCCCACATCATCGCTCTGGCGACCGGCGCGCTGGTCTGCGGCGCGGCGGC
This genomic interval from Acidobacteriota bacterium contains the following:
- a CDS encoding ABC transporter permease, yielding MMWRDVRFIAGRDLAMLIREREMVLWTFLMPIVFFYFLGTVTGGFGTPDPDRPDALALVGAEEGGFLVDELTRRLEDQNFAVVRASPDEAARYARRLTLPAPADGYDGLTASILDGHQAVLAFERRGEDLNRQYDQLRVGRAVYTVLADLVATSIQDGGASPEAFEALAAAPRHVTLQVAPAGRREIPPSGYSQAIPGTMVMFTMLVLMGGAVQLVIEREQGLLRRLAAAPIHPASVVAGKWLARMTLGLVQIGFAMLVGRVLFGMDWGAAIGMVGVILFAWAAFNASLALLLANVARSKSQMEGIGVIGTMALAALGGCWWPIEITPGWMQSLAGFLPSGWTMDALHLLVNFGYGPAAAIPHIIALATGALVCGAAAARTFRYQ